One segment of Sinorhizobium sp. BG8 DNA contains the following:
- a CDS encoding heme ABC transporter permease, which produces MNEKSLAIRKFSDLANPTRFLAITAAVWPWMAALSAACLVVGLCLAFTTEGDYQQGETVRIMYVHVPAAWLSMMCYTVMAVSALGTLVWRHPLADVSAKAAAPIGASFTLLALITGSLWGKPMWGTWWVWDARLTSVFVLFLMYLGLIALNRAMDDPTRAAKVSAILILVGFVNIPIIKFSVEWWNTLHQPASVIRLDGPTIDPEFLWPLLMMAVAFTLIFFTLHVLAMRNEILRRRVATLRRQAARSAGGARS; this is translated from the coding sequence ATGAACGAAAAAAGCCTTGCCATCCGCAAGTTCAGCGATCTTGCCAACCCGACGCGGTTCCTGGCGATCACGGCCGCCGTCTGGCCGTGGATGGCGGCGCTCAGTGCCGCGTGTCTTGTGGTGGGGCTCTGTCTCGCATTCACCACGGAAGGCGACTACCAGCAGGGTGAGACGGTGCGGATCATGTATGTCCATGTGCCGGCGGCCTGGCTTTCCATGATGTGCTACACTGTCATGGCCGTTTCGGCACTCGGCACTCTGGTCTGGCGGCATCCGCTTGCCGACGTTTCGGCCAAGGCGGCCGCGCCGATCGGTGCCAGCTTCACGCTGCTTGCACTCATCACAGGGTCGCTTTGGGGCAAACCCATGTGGGGCACCTGGTGGGTGTGGGACGCTAGGCTGACCTCCGTTTTCGTCCTTTTCCTGATGTATCTGGGCCTGATAGCCCTCAACCGGGCGATGGACGACCCGACGCGCGCCGCCAAGGTGAGTGCCATTCTCATCCTCGTCGGCTTCGTGAATATTCCGATCATCAAGTTTTCGGTCGAGTGGTGGAATACGCTGCATCAACCCGCCAGCGTGATCCGGCTCGACGGGCCGACGATCGACCCGGAGTTCCTGTGGCCTCTGCTCATGATGGCCGTCGCCTTCACACTGATCTTTTTCACGCTGCATGTGCTTGCAATGAGGAACGAGATCCTTCGCCGCCGCGTCGCAACGCTCCGTCGCCAGGCGGCCCGGAGTGCGGGAGGCGCAAGATCGTGA
- the ccmA gene encoding heme ABC exporter ATP-binding protein CcmA, whose protein sequence is MRLVVEGLSAKRGEDLIFHDISFQVEAGRALVIKGPNGAGKSTLLRVVAGLLLPHCGTVRLDAAPHPVERVGEACHYLGHRNAMKRELTVEENLRFWKAFLGNSPDGVGIDIFEASEAVGLGDITHLPFGYLSAGQQRRMAMAKLLVAWRPVWILDEPTAALDAAAEEMFAGLVTAHQARGGIVLAATHQPLQLEGVSELRLSGFAGVLAEAWA, encoded by the coding sequence ATGCGCCTCGTAGTGGAAGGCCTGAGTGCTAAGCGGGGCGAAGACCTGATTTTCCACGATATTTCATTTCAGGTGGAAGCGGGCAGGGCGCTGGTGATCAAGGGGCCGAATGGTGCCGGGAAGTCGACCTTGCTGCGGGTCGTGGCCGGCCTCCTGCTGCCGCATTGCGGTACCGTGCGCCTCGATGCTGCACCGCACCCGGTGGAACGGGTCGGCGAAGCCTGCCACTATCTGGGACATCGCAATGCCATGAAGCGCGAGCTGACGGTCGAAGAGAACCTCCGCTTCTGGAAGGCGTTTCTAGGTAATTCACCTGACGGCGTCGGAATTGACATTTTCGAAGCGAGCGAGGCCGTTGGACTCGGCGACATTACGCACCTGCCCTTCGGCTATCTTTCGGCGGGCCAGCAGCGGCGCATGGCGATGGCAAAACTGCTCGTCGCATGGCGGCCGGTGTGGATTCTCGACGAACCGACAGCGGCGCTTGACGCCGCCGCGGAGGAGATGTTCGCAGGCCTCGTCACCGCCCACCAGGCGAGAGGCGGCATTGTGCTCGCGGCCACGCATCAGCCACTGCAGCTCGAGGGCGTGAGCGAGCTTCGACTAAGCGGCTTTGCCGGCGTTCTGGCGGAGGCCTGGGCGTGA
- the acnA gene encoding aconitate hydratase AcnA, whose translation MSKSLDSFKCRSTLTVNGVDYVYYSLPKAEANGLAGVSKLPYSMKVLLENLLRFEDGRSVTKEHIQAVAEWLVNKGTVENEIAYRPARVLMQDFTGVPAVVDLAAMRDAMVSLGGDPEKINPLVPVDLVIDHSVIVDEFGTPTAFAKNVELEYERNGERYRFLKWGQQAFKNFRVVPPGTGICHQVNLEYLGQTVWTKEEDGETIAYPDTCVGTDSHTTMINGLGVLGWGVGGIEAEAAMLGQPVSMLLPEVIGFKLTGKLKEGVTATDLVLTVVQMLRKKGVVSKFVEFYGPGLDNMTLADRATIGNMGPEYGATCGFFPVDAETINYLTMSGREEQRIALVEAYSKAQGMWREGDGSDLVFTDTLQLDLGDVVPSMAGPKRPEGRIALENIASGFATSMDTDYKKPGQLANRYAVEGTDYDIGHGDVAIAAITSCTNTSNPSVLIAAGLLARNAVARGLKTKPWVKTSLAPGSQVVGEYLAKSGLQADLDALGFNLVGFGCTTCIGNSGPLPAPISKTINEKGLIAAGVLSGNRNFEGRISPDVQANYLASPPLVVAYALAGTVQKDLTKEPIGEGKDGKPVYLKDIWPSSQEIQEFILKYVTRALYAAKYADVFKGDANWQAVNVPAGQTYAWDDASTYVQNPPYFVGMGKTGAGLKNIKGARVLGLFGDKITTDHISPAGSIKATSPAGAYLTDHGVAVADFNQYGTRRGNHEVMMRGTFANIRIRNHMLGPNGKEGGYTIHYPSKEEISIYDAAMKYKEEGVPLVIFAGVEYGNGSSRDWAAKGTNLLGVRAVIAQSFERIHRSNLVGMGVVPFVFEEGTTWASLDLKGDETVEIDGLEGDIKPREKKIAKITYGDGSVKEVPILCRIDTLDEVTYMNNGGILQTVLRDLAA comes from the coding sequence GTGTCCAAATCCCTTGACAGCTTCAAATGTCGTTCGACCCTCACCGTGAACGGCGTCGACTATGTCTACTACAGCCTCCCCAAGGCTGAGGCGAATGGTCTTGCCGGCGTTTCGAAACTTCCCTACTCGATGAAGGTGCTTCTCGAGAATCTCCTGCGCTTCGAAGATGGGCGCTCGGTCACCAAGGAGCACATCCAGGCTGTCGCCGAATGGCTCGTCAACAAGGGCACCGTCGAAAACGAGATTGCCTATCGTCCCGCCCGCGTCCTCATGCAGGACTTTACCGGCGTTCCCGCGGTTGTCGACCTCGCCGCGATGCGCGACGCGATGGTTTCGCTCGGCGGTGATCCGGAGAAGATCAATCCGCTCGTCCCCGTCGACCTCGTCATCGACCATTCGGTCATCGTCGACGAATTCGGCACGCCGACGGCATTCGCCAAGAACGTCGAGCTGGAATACGAGCGCAACGGTGAGCGTTACCGCTTCCTCAAGTGGGGCCAGCAGGCATTCAAGAACTTCCGGGTTGTTCCGCCCGGCACCGGTATCTGTCATCAGGTGAACCTCGAATACCTCGGCCAGACTGTCTGGACCAAGGAAGAAGACGGCGAAACAATCGCATATCCGGACACCTGCGTCGGCACCGACTCGCACACCACCATGATCAACGGTCTCGGCGTCCTCGGTTGGGGCGTCGGCGGCATCGAGGCGGAAGCGGCGATGCTCGGCCAGCCGGTCTCCATGCTGCTGCCGGAAGTGATCGGCTTCAAGTTGACAGGCAAGCTCAAGGAAGGCGTCACGGCGACCGACCTCGTGCTCACCGTCGTCCAGATGCTCCGCAAGAAGGGCGTTGTCTCGAAGTTCGTCGAATTCTACGGCCCCGGCCTCGACAACATGACGCTCGCCGACCGCGCGACGATCGGCAACATGGGTCCGGAATACGGCGCGACCTGCGGCTTCTTCCCGGTCGATGCCGAAACGATCAACTACCTCACCATGTCGGGCCGCGAAGAGCAGCGCATCGCGCTCGTCGAAGCCTATTCGAAGGCCCAGGGCATGTGGCGCGAGGGTGACGGCTCCGACCTCGTCTTCACCGACACGCTCCAGCTCGACCTCGGCGACGTCGTCCCCTCGATGGCTGGCCCGAAGCGCCCCGAGGGCCGCATCGCGCTCGAAAACATCGCGTCCGGTTTCGCTACCTCGATGGACACCGACTACAAGAAGCCGGGCCAGCTCGCCAACCGCTATGCGGTCGAGGGCACCGATTACGACATCGGCCACGGCGATGTGGCAATTGCCGCCATCACGTCGTGCACCAACACGTCCAACCCTTCGGTGCTCATCGCTGCTGGCCTTCTTGCCCGTAACGCAGTTGCCAGGGGCCTGAAGACCAAGCCCTGGGTCAAGACCTCGCTTGCACCCGGATCCCAGGTCGTCGGCGAGTATCTGGCGAAATCCGGCCTGCAGGCCGATCTCGACGCGCTCGGCTTCAACCTCGTTGGCTTCGGCTGCACGACCTGTATCGGCAACTCCGGACCGCTGCCGGCGCCGATCTCCAAGACGATCAACGAGAAGGGCCTCATCGCTGCCGGCGTCCTTTCAGGCAACCGCAACTTCGAGGGCCGCATTTCGCCGGACGTCCAGGCAAACTACCTCGCCTCTCCGCCGCTCGTCGTCGCATACGCGCTCGCCGGTACGGTCCAGAAGGACCTGACCAAGGAGCCGATCGGCGAGGGCAAGGACGGCAAGCCGGTCTATCTCAAGGACATCTGGCCGTCTTCGCAGGAAATTCAGGAATTCATCCTGAAGTACGTCACCCGCGCGCTCTATGCCGCAAAGTATGCGGACGTCTTCAAGGGCGATGCGAACTGGCAGGCGGTCAACGTTCCCGCCGGCCAGACCTACGCCTGGGACGACGCCTCGACCTATGTCCAGAACCCGCCGTACTTCGTCGGCATGGGCAAGACCGGCGCCGGCCTGAAGAACATCAAGGGCGCTCGCGTCCTTGGCCTCTTCGGCGACAAGATCACCACCGACCACATTTCTCCGGCCGGCTCGATCAAGGCAACGTCCCCGGCTGGTGCTTACCTCACGGACCACGGTGTGGCAGTCGCGGACTTCAACCAGTACGGCACGCGCCGCGGCAACCATGAAGTCATGATGCGTGGTACTTTCGCGAACATCCGCATCCGCAACCATATGCTCGGCCCGAACGGCAAGGAAGGTGGCTACACCATCCACTACCCGTCCAAGGAGGAGATATCGATCTACGACGCGGCCATGAAGTACAAGGAAGAAGGTGTTCCGCTGGTCATCTTCGCCGGCGTCGAATACGGCAACGGTTCGTCGCGTGACTGGGCCGCAAAGGGCACCAACCTGCTCGGCGTTCGCGCCGTGATCGCCCAGTCCTTCGAACGCATCCACCGTTCGAACCTGGTCGGCATGGGTGTTGTGCCGTTCGTCTTCGAGGAGGGCACGACCTGGGCGAGCCTCGACCTCAAGGGCGACGAGACGGTCGAGATCGACGGTCTGGAAGGCGATATCAAGCCGCGCGAGAAGAAAATCGCCAAGATCACCTATGGCGATGGTTCAGTGAAGGAAGTTCCGATCCTTTGCCGCATCGATACGCTCGACGAGGTCACCTACATGAACAACGGTGGCATTCTGCAGACCGTTCTTCGCGATCTCGCGGCCTGA
- a CDS encoding thioredoxin family protein: MAVFLAMGTTAALAEDGAIKGVVELFTSQGCSSCPPADKALGELAKQGDVVALAYHVDYWNYLGWPDTLASRDNTDRQYAYARMFGRSGVYTPQVVLNGREHMNGSNLDAIRRRIGELQTESKGLSVPVKAEINGDEIRIRVGAGKGKANIVVAYFDRQRAVKIETGENKGRTVQYWNAVTDLQTIGMWEGSEANLILPAAMLAKAQNSGCAILLQRMRSADTPGAILGAAVLTADGTRPGLSPAVDGALDSAGR; this comes from the coding sequence ATGGCGGTATTTCTGGCAATGGGCACCACTGCAGCCCTTGCCGAGGACGGAGCCATAAAGGGCGTCGTCGAGCTCTTTACCAGCCAGGGATGTTCCTCCTGTCCTCCCGCCGACAAGGCGCTGGGAGAACTCGCAAAACAGGGAGACGTGGTCGCCCTCGCCTATCATGTGGATTACTGGAACTATCTCGGATGGCCAGACACGCTGGCCTCCCGGGACAACACCGATCGCCAGTATGCCTATGCGAGGATGTTCGGCAGAAGCGGCGTCTATACGCCCCAGGTCGTCCTGAACGGACGCGAGCACATGAACGGATCCAACCTGGATGCGATCCGGCGGCGAATCGGTGAGCTGCAAACGGAGAGCAAGGGTCTTTCCGTGCCGGTCAAGGCGGAGATCAACGGGGATGAGATCCGTATCCGGGTTGGCGCTGGAAAGGGCAAGGCAAACATCGTCGTCGCCTACTTCGATCGCCAGCGCGCGGTGAAAATTGAAACCGGCGAGAACAAGGGGCGCACCGTTCAATACTGGAACGCCGTGACGGACCTGCAGACCATCGGCATGTGGGAAGGAAGCGAAGCAAACCTGATCTTGCCTGCGGCGATGCTCGCCAAGGCCCAGAACAGCGGTTGCGCCATCCTTCTGCAGAGAATGCGTTCGGCCGATACGCCCGGCGCCATCCTGGGCGCCGCAGTCCTTACCGCCGACGGCACGCGCCCCGGCCTGTCGCCTGCTGTCGACGGCGCGCTCGACAGCGCAGGCCGATAG
- a CDS encoding DUF2794 domain-containing protein, giving the protein MTDQPDSPRNQAGSQGSGVVVDLREYRSSKDPLPITFHRRELDAILWVYGRMVGEGEWRDYAIDHTKEKAVFSVFKRSGEMPLYRIEKNPKLAARQGAFSVVNTHGTILKRGHDLLQVLKIFDKSLKLIET; this is encoded by the coding sequence ATGACTGATCAGCCGGATTCGCCTCGAAACCAGGCCGGATCACAGGGATCCGGGGTTGTCGTGGACCTGCGGGAGTACCGCAGCAGCAAGGATCCACTCCCCATCACCTTCCATCGCCGAGAACTCGATGCCATCCTCTGGGTCTACGGACGGATGGTCGGGGAAGGTGAGTGGCGCGACTATGCGATAGACCACACGAAGGAAAAGGCCGTCTTCTCGGTATTCAAGCGCTCGGGCGAAATGCCCCTCTACAGGATCGAAAAGAACCCAAAGCTTGCGGCCAGGCAAGGCGCTTTCAGCGTAGTGAACACCCATGGCACGATCCTGAAGCGCGGCCACGACCTGCTGCAGGTTCTCAAGATCTTCGACAAGTCGCTCAAGCTCATCGAGACCTGA
- a CDS encoding GNAT family N-acetyltransferase has protein sequence MNYIIRAADSGDIAAFTEIYRESVLNGVASYEIDPPSFEEMRTRYASITEQGYPYIVAVEQTGLILGYAYASAFRTRPAYRWLVEDSIYLAPDARGKGVGKALLADLIRRSTDLGFRQMVAVIGGAHPASIAVHRSAGFEHGGLMKATGFKHGRWLDTVIMQKSLGEGAESDPTLDAHPATNRAAD, from the coding sequence ATGAATTACATCATCCGCGCAGCCGATTCAGGCGATATTGCAGCCTTCACCGAGATCTATCGAGAGTCGGTGCTGAATGGCGTCGCGAGCTATGAGATCGATCCGCCTTCTTTCGAGGAAATGCGCACCCGCTATGCCTCGATCACGGAACAGGGATACCCTTACATTGTCGCGGTGGAGCAGACCGGTCTAATTCTCGGCTATGCCTATGCTTCGGCTTTCCGCACCCGCCCGGCCTATCGCTGGCTTGTCGAGGACTCGATCTACCTGGCTCCCGATGCCCGTGGAAAGGGAGTCGGCAAGGCATTGCTTGCGGATCTTATCCGGCGTTCCACCGATCTCGGTTTTCGCCAAATGGTGGCCGTCATAGGCGGTGCTCATCCGGCGTCGATCGCTGTGCATCGCTCAGCCGGATTCGAGCACGGCGGTCTCATGAAGGCGACCGGGTTCAAACATGGTCGCTGGCTCGATACGGTGATCATGCAGAAATCGCTGGGAGAGGGTGCGGAAAGCGATCCGACGCTCGATGCGCATCCGGCGACGAACAGGGCCGCGGACTGA